The following coding sequences are from one Natrarchaeobaculum sulfurireducens window:
- the nth gene encoding endonuclease III: MGTPRESRQEQAEAIVERLEAEYPDSTISLRYSNRLELLIAVILSAQCTDERVNKETEHLFAKYDGPEDYANATQDELAEDLSSITYYNSKAGYVRDSCELILEEYDGEVPDTMSELTELPGVGRKTANVVLQHGHDVVEGIVVDTHVQRLSRRLGLTEENRPEKIEQELMELVPDGYWQQFTHLCIDHGRAVCDARNPDCGDCVLADLCPSEKGDSDVDLASGEPW; the protein is encoded by the coding sequence ATGGGAACCCCACGCGAGAGCCGCCAGGAACAGGCCGAAGCGATCGTCGAGCGACTCGAGGCCGAGTACCCCGACTCGACGATTTCGCTGCGGTACTCGAACCGACTCGAGTTGCTCATCGCGGTGATCCTCTCGGCCCAGTGCACCGACGAGCGGGTCAACAAAGAGACCGAACACCTCTTCGCGAAGTACGACGGGCCGGAAGACTACGCCAACGCCACCCAGGATGAACTCGCCGAGGACCTGAGTTCGATCACCTACTACAACAGCAAGGCGGGCTACGTCCGCGACTCGTGCGAGTTGATTCTCGAGGAGTACGACGGCGAGGTGCCGGATACGATGTCCGAGTTGACCGAACTCCCGGGCGTCGGCCGGAAGACGGCGAACGTCGTCCTCCAGCACGGCCACGACGTCGTCGAGGGGATCGTCGTCGACACCCACGTCCAGCGACTCTCCCGACGGCTGGGGCTCACCGAGGAGAACCGCCCCGAAAAGATCGAGCAGGAACTGATGGAGCTCGTCCCCGACGGCTACTGGCAGCAGTTCACCCACCTCTGTATCGACCACGGGCGAGCCGTCTGTGACGCACGAAACCCGGACTGCGGCGACTGTGTCCTCGCCGACCTCTGTCCCTCTGAAAAGGGCGACAGCGACGTCGACCTCGCCTCGGGAGAACCCTGGTAA
- a CDS encoding NAD(+)/NADH kinase: MCGALEDDPLVGIIGPADGAVDPAALEATVDDRGGRAVTGGRETVLEAEPSLLVVEGEADLAAVARARATVPTLVVGSISGVETVEPAQATSALESALAGSARVRRLPLLEVDVESRGGDLETATEANEHTELERALFDVTLVTKEPAQISEFGVYSRDELLEAVRADGIVAATPAGSHGYTTALGGPLLSVGVDGVAVTPIAPFVTRTPRWVVPSDDIVLSVERNEADVTLVVDGQDRETLTIGATVRLSSPGGLPVVVPAPNCDSS; the protein is encoded by the coding sequence ATGTGTGGCGCGCTCGAGGACGATCCGCTCGTCGGAATCATTGGCCCAGCAGACGGCGCAGTCGATCCAGCGGCGCTCGAGGCCACGGTGGACGATCGTGGCGGGAGGGCCGTCACCGGCGGACGCGAGACCGTCCTCGAGGCCGAGCCGTCACTGCTGGTCGTCGAGGGGGAAGCCGACCTCGCGGCTGTCGCTCGCGCCAGAGCCACCGTTCCGACCCTCGTGGTCGGCTCAATCTCCGGTGTCGAGACCGTCGAACCGGCCCAGGCGACGAGCGCCCTCGAGTCTGCGCTCGCGGGATCCGCCAGGGTTCGCCGGCTCCCTCTTCTCGAGGTCGACGTCGAATCTCGCGGTGGCGACCTCGAAACGGCAACGGAGGCGAACGAACACACCGAACTCGAGCGGGCGCTGTTCGACGTCACGCTCGTTACCAAAGAACCCGCCCAGATATCCGAGTTCGGCGTCTACAGCCGCGACGAACTGCTCGAGGCGGTCCGTGCGGACGGGATCGTCGCCGCCACGCCAGCCGGAAGTCATGGCTACACTACCGCGCTCGGCGGGCCGTTGCTCTCTGTGGGCGTCGACGGCGTCGCCGTCACCCCTATCGCCCCGTTCGTCACCCGAACCCCTCGGTGGGTCGTCCCAAGTGACGACATCGTCCTCAGCGTCGAACGCAACGAGGCGGACGTCACGCTCGTGGTCGACGGGCAGGACCGCGAGACGCTCACGATCGGCGCTACCGTTCGGCTCTCGAGCCCTGGCGGTCTGCCGGTCGTCGTCCCGGCGCCGAACTGTGACTCATCATGA
- a CDS encoding metallophosphoesterase, giving the protein MADDAEGPVYYVVSDLHIGGDDQLGEVDFLEELLDFLERLETTDEDAELIVNGDAFGLWEFTEVERLAKFEALTERYPELFEQLRATGASIPITMLPGNHDHELAAYDEYVERLAAYNVDLVRAESITRPVGDRTVHFEHGNQQDPNNRFEDFGNPYETPMGYFYNTHVTSRAGRLSERGRYNWLKDVQAVTPTERVPRWLFSKYFYREMNPLLRYAVIPFLLLLNVSLVIAVLAGLDVAGLWTMPVDTADAALARLGLVGEAVHFVLVVNAAIAGLLILVGIPLYFFLRDLRQTVDRFGVFETDLTVDPEEPYAAAAREVFADHPETAIFCYGHTHRPGVSEIDGRLLVNSGTWLKRFHHRDVVAGVLPPVFYPSYQLCVVRISADPAGVAVEFEQIEKTATTTEEITRIERLLTLGREPSPELPDRLVVGEPTATPPRDAESVPGR; this is encoded by the coding sequence ATGGCCGACGACGCCGAAGGACCGGTCTACTACGTGGTTAGCGACCTCCACATCGGCGGGGACGATCAGCTGGGCGAGGTCGACTTTCTCGAGGAGTTGCTCGATTTTCTCGAGCGGTTAGAGACAACCGATGAGGACGCGGAGCTGATAGTCAACGGCGACGCGTTCGGGCTCTGGGAGTTCACCGAGGTCGAGCGACTGGCGAAGTTCGAGGCGCTGACCGAGCGCTATCCGGAACTGTTCGAGCAGCTCCGTGCGACGGGGGCGTCGATTCCGATCACGATGTTACCGGGCAACCACGACCACGAACTCGCCGCCTACGACGAGTACGTCGAGCGACTGGCCGCCTACAACGTCGATCTCGTTCGGGCGGAGTCGATCACCCGCCCGGTCGGCGATCGGACGGTCCACTTCGAACACGGCAACCAGCAGGATCCGAACAACCGATTCGAGGACTTCGGCAATCCGTACGAGACGCCGATGGGGTACTTCTACAACACCCACGTGACGAGCCGGGCGGGACGACTGTCCGAGCGGGGGCGATACAACTGGCTGAAAGACGTTCAGGCTGTCACGCCGACCGAGCGGGTGCCGCGCTGGCTCTTCTCGAAGTACTTCTACCGCGAGATGAATCCGCTCTTGCGGTATGCCGTGATTCCGTTCCTGTTGCTGCTCAACGTGAGTCTCGTCATCGCGGTGCTGGCGGGACTGGACGTGGCTGGACTCTGGACCATGCCGGTCGACACGGCGGACGCAGCGCTCGCCCGACTGGGGCTCGTCGGCGAGGCCGTCCACTTCGTCCTCGTTGTCAACGCGGCGATCGCCGGCCTGCTCATCCTCGTGGGCATCCCGCTCTACTTCTTTCTCCGTGACCTCAGACAGACCGTCGATCGGTTCGGGGTCTTCGAGACGGACCTCACTGTCGACCCTGAGGAGCCGTACGCGGCGGCTGCCCGCGAGGTGTTCGCCGACCACCCGGAAACTGCGATCTTCTGTTATGGACACACTCACCGCCCGGGCGTGAGCGAGATTGACGGTCGGTTGCTCGTCAACAGCGGGACGTGGCTGAAGCGATTCCACCATCGCGACGTCGTCGCTGGCGTGCTCCCGCCGGTATTTTACCCCTCCTATCAGCTCTGTGTCGTCCGGATCAGCGCCGATCCTGCCGGCGTGGCCGTCGAGTTCGAGCAGATCGAGAAGACAGCTACTACTACAGAAGAGATCACTCGCATCGAACGCCTCCTCACGCTCGGTCGAGAACCGTCACCCGAGTTACCCGACCGGCTGGTCGTCGGCGAACCGACCGCCACACCCCCTCGAGACGCGGAGTCTGTCCCCGGCAGGTGA
- the mvaD gene encoding phosphomevalonate decarboxylase MvaD produces MKATAMAHPIQGLIKYHGMRDEIERLPYHDSISLCTAPSHTRTTVEFSMDYDDDTFVVDGEELEGRAAERVEAVVEKARSMSDAAHTVYPVRLESENSFPSNVGLGSSSSGFAAAAVALAEAADLECSLPEISTIARVGSASAARAVTGAFSQLYTGLNDEDCRSRRVPTNLHEDLKIIVGLVPYHKETEDAHREAADSHMFQARNAHIHEQIAEMRDALRSDDFERTFELAEHDSLSLAATTMTGPSAWLYWQPATLAIFNRVRELREEEDIPVYFSTDTGATVYVNTTDEHAEYVEEEIADCGVSTTVWEVGGPAKLLDDHLF; encoded by the coding sequence ATGAAAGCCACCGCGATGGCCCACCCCATCCAGGGACTCATCAAGTACCACGGGATGCGCGACGAGATCGAGCGGCTCCCCTATCACGATAGCATCAGCCTCTGTACGGCCCCGAGCCACACGCGAACGACCGTCGAGTTCTCGATGGACTACGACGATGACACCTTCGTCGTCGACGGCGAGGAACTCGAGGGGCGTGCCGCCGAACGCGTCGAAGCCGTCGTCGAGAAGGCGCGTTCGATGTCTGACGCCGCTCACACCGTCTACCCGGTCCGCCTCGAGAGCGAGAATAGCTTCCCATCGAACGTCGGCCTCGGCTCGTCGTCGTCCGGCTTCGCAGCCGCTGCGGTGGCGCTGGCCGAGGCTGCCGACCTCGAGTGCTCGCTGCCGGAGATTTCGACGATCGCTCGCGTCGGGTCCGCATCTGCAGCTCGAGCCGTAACGGGTGCGTTCTCGCAACTGTACACCGGATTGAACGACGAGGACTGTCGCTCCCGACGGGTTCCGACGAACCTCCACGAGGACCTGAAGATCATCGTCGGACTCGTCCCCTATCACAAAGAGACCGAAGACGCTCACCGCGAGGCCGCCGACAGTCACATGTTCCAGGCCCGGAACGCACACATTCACGAACAGATCGCCGAGATGCGCGACGCCCTGCGAAGCGACGACTTCGAGCGGACGTTCGAACTCGCCGAACACGACTCGCTCTCGCTCGCAGCGACGACGATGACCGGGCCCTCCGCCTGGCTCTACTGGCAGCCCGCGACGCTCGCCATCTTCAACCGCGTGCGCGAACTCCGCGAAGAAGAGGACATTCCGGTCTACTTCTCGACCGACACGGGTGCGACCGTCTACGTCAACACCACCGACGAGCACGCCGAGTACGTCGAAGAAGAGATCGCCGACTGCGGCGTCTCCACGACCGTCTGGGAGGTCGGCGGCCCAGCGAAATTGCTGGACGACCACCTGTTCTGA